TTGCTCTTTTCCCTCAATTGATTGCTGGTCCAATCGTTCGCTATCAAACTATTGCAGATGAATTGGAAAATCGAACCGAATCATTTGAGCTTTTTTGGTCGGGAACTCGGAAATTTTTAATTGGATTAGGCAAAAAGGTTTTGATTGCGAATAATATTGGGTTGCTTTGGAGTCAAATCGAAGCGATGAATCTTGCTACTCTTCCTGTTTTAACAAGTTGGTTGGGAATCATTGCCTTTGCTTTTCAAATCTATTTTGACTTTTCTGGCTATTCCGATATGGCGATAGGTCTAGGAAGGATTTTTGGATTTCATTTTCTAGAAAATTTTAATTATCCGTACATGTCTCGATCTATTACAGAATTTTGGAGAAGATGGCATATTTCGCTTGGGACTTGGTTTAAAGAATATCTTTACATTCCCTTAGGTGGCAATCGGAAAGGTCTAGCCAAACAAGCTCGAAATATTTTAATGGTATGGATATTAACAGGAATCTGGCATGGAGCTAGTTGGAATTTTGCTTTATGGGGACTTTATTTCGGAGTTTTCCTTTTATTCGAAAAAATATTTCTTTTGCATTGGCTCAAAAAATTACCTTCTGGACTGCAAAGAGTTTATACCTTATCTCTTGTGCTCTTTTCATGGATTCTATTTTCCTTTGAAAAAATGGAAGACGGTCTACTATTTTTAGGTAGCTTATTTGGAACTTCTAAAGTTCTTTATGATGGAACCTCTCTTTATCTTCTTTATACACATACGCTTTTACTTTGTATTTGTATGATTGGTTCTACTGATTTCCCTAAAAAGGTAATCTTGAAATGGAAGAGCCGCTACTCTTCCACTAGCTATTTTCTCGGAAGTATTGAACTTCTATTTCTGCTTCTCATTTTCTTCTTATCAACTGCTTATCTAGTTGATCAAAGTTATAATCCCTTTTTATATTTCCGTTTTTAGGAGGCGAACATGAATTACAAAAGAAAAAGTATATATTTTATAATAATCTTTCTTCTCTTTTCCTTGTTGAATTTGTTGTCTCCCGTTCGCTCTTTTTCACCTAAAGAAAACCGTTACCTCCAAACCTTTCCTGATTTGAATCAAAAAGATTTTTTCTCAGGGAAATTTGGGCGTTCCATTGAAGTTTTCTTAAGTGATCAATTTATTCAGCGAGATACATGGACAGGAATAAAAACCATTAGTGATTTGGCTTTATTAAAAAAAGATAATGGACGGGTTTATTTTGGAAAAGATGGATATCTTTTTGAGGTTCCTACTGCATTTAAAGAAAAACAGTTTGAAAAAAATATGAACAGTATCCAAGCATTTATCGAAAATACTTCGGTTGATAACCATCACATTTCCTTTCAAGCTATTCTTGTTCCTTCAAAAGAAAGCGTATTGAGTGATAAACTTCCTTTTTCTGCACCTATTTTAGATGAAGAACATGTACTAGAAAGAATCCATTCTTCGCTTTCGAATTCAATTACATTCATAGACTTGCTACCTGTATTAAAAAACGAAGAATCCTTTTATTATCGGACGGATCATCATTGGACTACTGAAGGAGCTTTTGTTGCCTATCAAACTTATCGAAATCAACTTGATAAATCTTTGTTGAAGGAAGAACAGTTTGTAAAGGAAGAGGTATCCAACCATTTTTATGGCACTCTTTATCGAAAAGCAAACTTTTATACTCATCTACCTGACAGCATTTTTCGTTATCAGCCTCTAGAAGACTGGGTCTACCAAATTACACTAAATGAACAAACAAAACTATCTAGTTTCTATCAGGAATCTTTTTTAGAAAAAACAGATCAGTACGCTTATTTTCTAGGTGGAAATCATGCTGTAGTAGAAATTGAAACTACAAACAAGAATGGTCAAACAATAGGAGTGATTAAAGATTCCTTTGCTAACAATTTTATTCCTTTTCTTTCCTTACATTACGAAAAAATTATCGTAATCGATCCCCGTCACTTTGGTGGGAATGTTCAGGAATACTTGTTGGATCAAAAAGTGAATGAAATTCTTTTCTTATTCACTATTCAAGATTTTGCACAAGAAACTACTCTGCATAAGTTAGGAATATAATCAAAAAAGTCAGCCCTTATTCTTTATGTCATAAAGAATAAGGGCTGACTTTTTTAGTATATCTATCCTTAATTTTCAAATCGATTTTGTTGATGAATCATCATTTTTCGAAATAATTTAAAAATTCCATAACTCACAACTGCATAAATAGTAAAGGCAAAAACAAATTCCAACATAAAGAAATTTATTGCTGAAAATATTTCTTTTAAAAGCAACCATGGTCGTAAAATTATATCCCAACTATTTAAACGTAGGAACCTTCCCCAATAAACGGCTATTCCTGTCAAAAAGGTTACTAGAAGTACTACTTTTTGGCCTTTTCGTTTGGAATAGTCCATTCGAATCATCCATTCAAAAATATATAAAGAATACAGTCCGACTATAATCGAGGCAAAAAAACCAATTCCAATCATGAACAGTTTTAGCCAAATAAAAATATCATCTCCATACACCACATCTTCTGTTGGGTAATTTCCTTCTACCCAATAAAAAGTCTCTATGGATAGGTGTATGAAACTACTAATCGGATACAGAGCATTAGGAAAAAAGATAAACCAAAGTATTCCCCAAATCCGAGCCCATTCTTGTCGGGAAGCTGAAATTGCTTTTTCAATAAAAAATAATGGCAAAAAAGCTAAAAATAAATTCCAAGCTAAACCAATATAGATTAGTTTATTCGTTAGCAGTAAAGTCATTACACATAGAGCCCAATATCCAAACATAAATAATAGTAATTCTTTATACCTTTCAAACATAGACAATACCTCCTTCTTTTTTAAAAATCGAATAAATTTCGTAATTTAAATGATTATGAATGTAAAATGATTTGTCTTCCGTTATAATATACAGTGTTCAAGAAGCTATTTTGTGAAAAAGGAGAATTTACTCATGGAGCATGCAAAGAAAGAAAAGAACAAACAATGGAAGATGCCTTCCTCATATACTATATTATTAATGATTATTACTTTTGTAGCTGTGCTTTCTTGGATTGTTCCGGCTGGAATGTACGATACAGATGCACAAGGAAACATTATTGCAGGTACTTATCAAGTCGTTGAACGGAATCCACAAGGACTATGGGATGTTTTCATGGCCCCTATTAAAGGGATGATTGGGACTAAGGATACTCCTGGTGCCATTCAAGTTTCTTTATTTATTTTATTTATCGGGGGCTTTTTAGGAGTCGTCAATAAAACCAATGCAATCAATCAAGGAATTGCTTCGATTGTAAAAAAGAATAAAGGTAAAGAAAAACTACTCATTCCTATTTTGATGGTTATCTTCGCACTAGGCGGTACATCTTTTGGAATGTCAGAAGAAACAATGGCGTTCTATCCATTAATCATTCCCGTTATGCTTGCTGTGGGATTTGATACAATTGTAGCGGTTGCTGTTGTCCTACTTGGCGCAGGTATTGGGGTACTTGCCTCAACCGTAAACCCCTTTGCTACTGGTGTTGCTTCACAATCTTTAGGGATTACTCCCGGTGATGGAATTATTTGGCGTTTGCTTTTACTTCTCATTCTAAACATCGTTGGAATTATTTATGTCTATCGTTATGCTACTAAAATAGAAAAAGATCCGTCTAAATCATTTATGCCGACTTCTGAAGAGCATGTGATTGAACCAGAAAAGGAAACAAAGGTAGAGTCAATGACTCAACGTCAAAAAGGTGTTCTCACTCTTTTTGTACTCACGTTCTTGACTATGATTGTTAGCCTCATCCCATGGTCTTCCATCAATCCTAGTTGGACTTTCTTCGAAGATATCCATGCTTGGATTACCTCTTTTTCTTTCAGTGCCGTACTTTTCGGAAAAAATAGTTCTGCATTGGGATCCTGGTACTTTGAAGAAATAACCATGTTATTCTTTGTTATGGCAATTATTGTTGGATTGGTCGATCGTATGAAAGAAGATGAAATTGTTGCGAATTTCTTTGTTGGTGCTAGAGATTTATTAGGTGTTGCACTCGTTGTAGGTGTGGCTCGAGGAATTCAAGTAGTCATGAACGAAGGATTAATCACCGCCACTGTTCTTCATTTGGGGGAACAAAGTCTAGCTGGATTGTCTCCAGTATTATTTTCAATATTTACTTTTATTTTTTATATTCCCATGTCTTTCTTAATCCCATCTACTTCAGGTTTAGCAGCCGCTACAATGGGAATTATGGGGCCACTTGGCGATTTTGTAGGCGTTCCTTCCCATGTTATCGTTACTGCATATCAATCTGCTAGCGGTATGGTAAATCTGTTTACTCCTACTTCAGGAGTTGTAATGGGTGCATTAGCAATTGGTGGTATTGGATTAACTACTTGGTGGAAGTTTGTATGGAAATTAGTGGCCATCGTATTCGTTGTAATCTGCCTAGTCTTGGCACTTGCAGTAATAATGAGTTGATTTTTATGAGGTTGAAAAGTCCTATACGATTGCGAAAGCAACTTGTGTAGGGCTTTTTATTGTTTCTAATATAATACAACTAGAAAAATTATACAAGTTTACGTCATACAAAAAGAGAGACTACACATGCTTAGCCCCTCTTTTTATAGAATATTCTGTTGTATTCCTTTTTTTGTAAATAGAAATTTATCTACTACGATTGCTAATAAAATCCCTACTAAAACATAAATGATTCGTTCCATAATCGTTTGAAATGTTCCATTCATTAGTGCCGTAGAAGCTACTGCAGATATGGTGACAAAAATCATATTATCTCGATAATTATTTGTAAAGCCACTTAAATATCCAGCAATTAAAATAATCACAGTTCGCATTGCCATTCCTTTAGCTAAAATAAATAAAACTAAAATTGCAGCTGCACCAATCATGGTTCCTTGAAGTCTCTGCTTAGAACGGATATTGAATTGCTCTGAATAAAGTTCTGTTAATGAAAAAATTGTATAAACAATCCATCTTCCTTGTTGTAGTTGGAAATAAGCTACTATAAATGCTGACAGAGCTGTCAATAAGCCAATTTTTAGAGCGAACTCTGCACGAACTTTATGATATTTAACTGCTATGCCAAACACAGTTGTTACTTTATATTCACTTTCTTCTTTATCTATTGGAACAAATTGAGTTGTTTTCTTCTTTTTATCTTTTTTACCATGAACGATTAATTGTACCACCATAATTAAAACGGCACCTACTCCTAAACCAACTAATCGATTCTGAAAGTCTATCCCTGATACTGGGCTATATAATAAAAATAAATATTGTAAACCAAATGGCACAACCATCGTTTTTGTCATTCTAAAACTAAATAAATATCCAATAAATGATAAGGTTACGAAATTCAAAATCAATCCAAGCCACATATTGGAAGCTGAAAGATATGTAAAAACTCCTGAAATTAGATTGATTGAAAGAAGTTTAAATAAATTTTTTACTGGTGTTTTGGTTAAATCCTCTTGTAAAAATACTAGTATTGCAATGATAACCGTGATACCTACTTGTGTATTATTCACTCCAAACATAAACTCAAATCCACTTACAAATACTAAAATTACAGCAAACAGAAGTGTTTGGGATATAACTTTCTTCAATAGATATTCCTCCTCTATAACAACGAACAACATTATCACAAAGGACGCTGACTGACAACTAGCTTCTCTTGAAACTCTTCGAAAACAAATAGTATTATAAGATCATCGATGAATAATAAAGGAACTGTTTAAAGTTTTTAAACTTGTAAAAAAGCTTTTAGGTAATTAGTTTCTTTGGGGTTGGGGTTGGGGTTGGGGTTGGGGTTGGGGTTGGGGTTGGGGTTGGGGTTGGGGTTGGGCGTAGTTCATTGCGATATCTCAACTTTTTGGCTCCATTGCGCAATCAAGATGGCTAGTCAGTGGCGGTATCTCTACTTTTTAACTCCATTGCGCAATCAAGATGGCTAGTCAGTGGCGATATCTCTACTTTTTAGTTCCATTGCGCAACCAAGACGGCTACTTCGTTGCGATATCTCAACTTTTTAGATCCATTGCGCAACCAAGACGGCTTCTTCGTGGCGATATCTAAACGTTTTGGCTCCATTGCGCAACCAAGATGGCTATTTCCTCTAAAACTCTTCAAAATTCATCAAAAGATTTTGAACTTGTAAAGAAGCAGTTAGGTAATTAGCTTTTGGGCTTCTTTACTACGGTCTAGATAACAAACCAACACAAAAACTCCACAAATATTTTTTGTGGAGTTCATTTTTTAAATCCAACTATCAAATTTCTTAATATACAATACTTTTATAACTTCCATCAATAGAGAATAGGCGATTAGGATTCCTATTAGCCAGATGAAATAAGAACCTGGAAGTGGTACTAGATTTATAAAGGTTCCAAATCCTGTATAAGGGATGATTACTCCTGCAATCATGATAACGACGGTCATTATTAATACAGGTGCAGAAGCAATACTTTGAATGAACGGTATTTTTCTTGTTCGGATCATATGAACGATAAGTGTCTGCGTCAACAAGCCTACTACAAACCAACCTGTTTGGAATAGTGCCATTTGGCCGATATTATCTGCACCAAACACAAACCACATAATCGCAAACGTTATAACATCAAATATCGAACTAATTGGACCAATGAAAATCATGAATTTTGAAATCTCGCCTGTATTCCATTGTTGTGGTTTTTGTAAATATTCTTCATCCATGTGGTCCCAAGGAATTGAAATTTGGGAAATACTGTATAGTAAATTTTGGATAAGAAGTTGAATCGGTAACATTGGTAAGAAAGGTAAAAAGGCACTTGCTATCAACACACTAAAAATATTTCCAAAGTTTGAACTAGCAGTAATCTTAATGTATTTGTTGATATTACCAAATACTCGTCTTCCTTCAATAACTCCTTCTTCTAAAACATTTAAATCTTTTTCTAGCAAAATAATATCAGCAGACTCTTTTGCGATATCTACTGCTGTATCTACTGAAATTCCAACATCTGCTTGTTTTAGAGCTTGCGCATCATTAATTCCATCCCCTAGAAAACCAACTACGTGATTATTTTCTTGTAGTACTCGAATCACTCTTTCTTTTTGAGCTGGAGATAATTTAGCAAGGATACTTGCTTTGGATGCAACCTCGTATAATTCTTTGTCCGTTAACCCTTCTGTTTCATTTCCTAAGATGACATTGTTTACAGGAATTCAACTTCTTTTGCTATTTTTCTAGTTACGATATCGTTGTCACCGGTTAATATTTTCAAATCCAATCCATGTTCGTAAAGCGCTTTAATTGCTGTGATTGCGGATTGTTTTGGTGGATCTAAAAAGCCCATATATCCGATTAAAGTCATTTCACATTCATCTTTCACTCCAAAAGTTAACTCATCCGGAACATCATTTTTTTGAGCAATTGCTAGCACTCGCATACCGTCTTCATTTAATTTATAAACCATACCCATAATTTTTTCAGTGATTTCTGGAGTTAGCTCTTGCACTTCTCCATTAACCTTTACTTTGTCACAAATAGAAAGCATCTCTTCAACTGCTCCCTTTGTGATGAGTTCCCGGTTATTTTCTTCACTCTTTACAACAACAGACATTCTTCTTCTTTTAAAATCAAAAGGAATTTCATCTACTTTTATATACTTTTCAACTTGTGCTTCAATTCCTCTTTCATGTCCTCGTTTAATGACTGCTTTATCTAATAAGTTCTTTAGTCCAGTTTGATGGAAGCTATTTAAGAATCCATGAATGAGAACATTTTGATCTTCTTTTCCTGATACATTTAAATACGTTTCTAAAACAATTTCATCTTCTGTAAGAGTTCCTGTTTTATCTGTACAAAGAATATCCATTGCGCCAAAGTTTTGAATAGAGCTTAAGCGTTTAATGACAATTTTCTTCTTAGAAAGAGAAACGGCACCTTTTGCTAGGTTTGTAGAAACTAGTGTAGGTAACATTTCTGGTGTTAACCCTACCGCTACTGAAATAGAAAATAGAAGCGCTTCCAACCAATCGCCTTTGGTTAAGCCATTAATTAAGAATACGATTGGAACCATTACAAACATAAACTTCATTAAAAGAAGACTAACACTCTTTACACCTTCTTCAAAACTAGTTTCTCCGACGTCTTTTGCAATGGATTCGGCGATACTACCAAAATATGTATGGTTCCCTGTTTGAATGACGACCCCTTGAGCGGCTCCACTCACTACAATCGTTCCCATGAGACCAATATTATCCAGGTCAGCTACGTTTTTATTTTCATTTGGACTTTTATTTTCAATAAATTTTTCAACGGATTCGGACTCACCTGTTAAAGACGATTGGCTTACGAAAAGGTCCGTTGCACTAATAATCCGCATATCAGCTGGGATTAAATCGCCGGCCGCAAGATGAATGACATCTCCTGGTACCACTTGATTCATATTGATTTCTTCTGGCTTCCTACCTCTTCTTTTAATTGCAGTTGTTGTGGGTACTAGATCTTTTAAATTATCTGCTGTAATTTGTGACTTATATTCTTGCGTGAATCGTAACCCGACACTAATCGCAATTAGAATTGAAATGATGAGCATCGTAATATAACTTTTGTCTTCTGTAGGTACAAATGCAACGTCAGTAAAATAAGAAACTAAAACAATAAATAAAAGAATAAGAATAAAAGGGTCTAAAAATGATCTCATAAGATAGATGTACCAAGGCTTTCTTTTTTCATAAACTACCTCATTTAATCCAAAAGACTCTAACCTTTCCTCAGCCTCTCCTTCATCCAATCCATCTGGCGAAGAATAAAGTTCATTCCAAACATCATCCATAGGGTTATTGCTCATTGTTTGTAGCCGTTCCTTCAAATCCTGTTCTAGATTTGAAGTTTTCATTTTCTTCTTTTCCAAAACAATACCTCCAGAGAAATTTTATATTTAAATATATTTTCCACAATATTTTATTATATCTTCAATTTATCAGAGTCCCATAGTCTTATCAACAAATATGACCATTTCTCTCCCTTTACGTTGCATTCAATCAAAAAAGACCAAGATACAATCTCAGTCTCATCCATATTCAGTTTTTATAAGCATTACTTTTTCGGAAATTATCTTATTTAAATAAAGCTAATAAATATCCATATCCTTCTTTTTCCATTTCTTCATAAGCTACAAAGTGGAGGGCAGATCCATTCATACAATATCTTTTCCCACCATCATCTGCAGGACCGTCATCAAAAACATGTCCCAAATGTGAATCTCCTACTCTACTCCTTACTTCTACTCTTTTCGTAAAAAATGTGTCATCTTCAGTGAGCTTCACTGCATCTGGATCGATTGGTCTTGTAAAACTAGGCCATCCTGTTCCTGAGTCAAATTTATCTACGGATGAAAACATCGGCTCTCCAGTAACGATATCTACATATATTCCTTTTTTATCTAATTGATCGTATTCATGATAAAAAGAACTTTCTGTAGCATCATTTTGAGTAACATCATATTCTGTTGTTCCTAATCTTTCTTTTATTTCTTCTTCGCTAGGTTTAGTATATAATGTTTGATCTACTTTTATGTTATACGGATTTTTTTCTTTTCTTTCTAAAGGTTTCTCTGCAAGACTTAAATCGATACTACAATACGTACTTGGATTTTTCTTTACATAGTCTTGATGATATTCTTCAGCAAGATCAAATCGTTCCAGCGGTTCCACTTCTACAACCAATTCCTTTTCATAATTCTCTTGTTCTTTTTTTATAATATTTTCAATCGTTTCTACTTGTCCTTCATTTACATAATAGATTCCGGTTCTATATTGTGTTCCTATATTATTTCCTTGTTGATTGAGTGAAACTGGATTAATTACTTTGAAATAATATAATAGAATCCCTTCCAAATCGATAACATCTGGATCAAATTTCACATGAACGGTTTCTGCATGACCAGTAGTTTGGCTAACTACTTCTTCATAACTTGGTTGATCCGTTGTTCCATTTGCATATCCTGAAGTTGCATCGATTACTCCATTTACTCTTTCCATGTATGCTTCTATTCCCCAAAAGCATCCACCTGCTAGATATATTTCCTCAAAATCATTTCCTGTGTACGAGGTATTAAGACTATCATTTACCATATTTTCTTTTGTTCCATTATTTTTTGATATATTGGGAAGAATGAATGCTAGAGTGACTGCCACAATGACGATTGATATGATCCAGACGATTTTTTTATTTTTCATGTATCTACACCCTCTTTTCAGCTTAGTTAAATTTTACCACATTCCCTTCGTATTCCCTTTTAAAAGGCTTACAAAAAAAGGTATCCTTCATCTATTTTCTGATGGAGGAAACCTTTTTGTAACTTCATGAGTCTTCAATTTTTTAAAAACACAATAACCTGTTCAAACATATACGCTAGAACCATAACTCCAATTCACGTTTTGCACTTTCTACTGAATCCGAACCATGAATCACATTTTGATTCATTAAATGAGCAAAGTCTCCTCTGATTGTTCCAGGGATTGCTATCTTTGGATCTTTATCTCCTATCATTAAACGCATGACTTCAACAACAGATTCTCCCTCTACTTCTATTGCAAGAACAGGTCCACTCAAAATATAAGTAATTAATCCTTCGAAAAAAGGTTTACCTAGATGTTCTTCGTAATGTTCTTCCACTAGTTCTTTAGAAGGTTGAAATAGTTTGGCTTGTACGATTTGAAATCCTTTTTGTTCTATTTTTGTTATAATTTTCCCCATGATTCCTCTTTTTACCCCATCAGGTTTGATCATTATAAATGTTTTTTCCATTTGAATCACTCCTCCTTTATTTCTTCCATTTATTTCTCATATACTAGAGTCAACGGGTTCTTTTTTTCTTTCTTTTCGTACCATTTCTCCCCATTGGTGACTCTTTTTCCTTTTAAATACATTTCCAATTCTAAAGAGTGAAATCATTTGTCTATATCCAAACGCCTCTAGAATACTAAATAAAATTAGTTTAAGAGTAAGTGTTGTATTAGTCGTCGAACTAAACATGTATCGCTCAATAATAATAGAAATCATTGACACAATAATATTATATCCCATGTAAACTAATAAATAAAATAGAAAGAAATTCAAGTTAATAATTCCTAGTAGGTATGATAACGAAATGGTAACAATTCCTATTACTTCTAGAAAAGGAGTAATATATTCAAAAAATAAGAAGTAAGGAAAAGCAATCAGTCCAACTAATCCATAGTTAGGATTTAAAAACATGTACTTATGCATTTTCAGACTTTGGCCCAGACCAACATGCCATCTTCTTCTTTGTCTTTTCAATGTGCTTATATCTTCTGGTACTTGTGTCCAGCAGATAGCATCGGGTACATAGGATGTTTTATATGGAAGTTTATTTTTCCTATAGAAAGAATGAACCTTCATGATGATTTCCATATCTTCACCCATGAGTCCA
The Jeotgalibaca sp. MA1X17-3 genome window above contains:
- a CDS encoding MBOAT family protein, encoding MIDWFKSVNQPTFSKIWLALSIIGNVGLLGFFKYADFFLATINNIFQQDLSLLNVALPIGISFYTFQTMSYSFDIYRGEAPVQKNMITFATYVALFPQLIAGPIVRYQTIADELENRTESFELFWSGTRKFLIGLGKKVLIANNIGLLWSQIEAMNLATLPVLTSWLGIIAFAFQIYFDFSGYSDMAIGLGRIFGFHFLENFNYPYMSRSITEFWRRWHISLGTWFKEYLYIPLGGNRKGLAKQARNILMVWILTGIWHGASWNFALWGLYFGVFLLFEKIFLLHWLKKLPSGLQRVYTLSLVLFSWILFSFEKMEDGLLFLGSLFGTSKVLYDGTSLYLLYTHTLLLCICMIGSTDFPKKVILKWKSRYSSTSYFLGSIELLFLLLIFFLSTAYLVDQSYNPFLYFRF
- the msrB gene encoding peptide-methionine (R)-S-oxide reductase MsrB, which codes for MKNKKIVWIISIVIVAVTLAFILPNISKNNGTKENMVNDSLNTSYTGNDFEEIYLAGGCFWGIEAYMERVNGVIDATSGYANGTTDQPSYEEVVSQTTGHAETVHVKFDPDVIDLEGILLYYFKVINPVSLNQQGNNIGTQYRTGIYYVNEGQVETIENIIKKEQENYEKELVVEVEPLERFDLAEEYHQDYVKKNPSTYCSIDLSLAEKPLERKEKNPYNIKVDQTLYTKPSEEEIKERLGTTEYDVTQNDATESSFYHEYDQLDKKGIYVDIVTGEPMFSSVDKFDSGTGWPSFTRPIDPDAVKLTEDDTFFTKRVEVRSRVGDSHLGHVFDDGPADDGGKRYCMNGSALHFVAYEEMEKEGYGYLLALFK
- a CDS encoding DUF1361 domain-containing protein, whose product is MFERYKELLLFMFGYWALCVMTLLLTNKLIYIGLAWNLFLAFLPLFFIEKAISASRQEWARIWGILWFIFFPNALYPISSFIHLSIETFYWVEGNYPTEDVVYGDDIFIWLKLFMIGIGFFASIIVGLYSLYIFEWMIRMDYSKRKGQKVVLLVTFLTGIAVYWGRFLRLNSWDIILRPWLLLKEIFSAINFFMLEFVFAFTIYAVVSYGIFKLFRKMMIHQQNRFEN
- a CDS encoding FUSC family protein translates to MKKVISQTLLFAVILVFVSGFEFMFGVNNTQVGITVIIAILVFLQEDLTKTPVKNLFKLLSINLISGVFTYLSASNMWLGLILNFVTLSFIGYLFSFRMTKTMVVPFGLQYLFLLYSPVSGIDFQNRLVGLGVGAVLIMVVQLIVHGKKDKKKKTTQFVPIDKEESEYKVTTVFGIAVKYHKVRAEFALKIGLLTALSAFIVAYFQLQQGRWIVYTIFSLTELYSEQFNIRSKQRLQGTMIGAAAILVLFILAKGMAMRTVIILIAGYLSGFTNNYRDNMIFVTISAVASTALMNGTFQTIMERIIYVLVGILLAIVVDKFLFTKKGIQQNIL
- a CDS encoding DHHW family protein; amino-acid sequence: MNYKRKSIYFIIIFLLFSLLNLLSPVRSFSPKENRYLQTFPDLNQKDFFSGKFGRSIEVFLSDQFIQRDTWTGIKTISDLALLKKDNGRVYFGKDGYLFEVPTAFKEKQFEKNMNSIQAFIENTSVDNHHISFQAILVPSKESVLSDKLPFSAPILDEEHVLERIHSSLSNSITFIDLLPVLKNEESFYYRTDHHWTTEGAFVAYQTYRNQLDKSLLKEEQFVKEEVSNHFYGTLYRKANFYTHLPDSIFRYQPLEDWVYQITLNEQTKLSSFYQESFLEKTDQYAYFLGGNHAVVEIETTNKNGQTIGVIKDSFANNFIPFLSLHYEKIIVIDPRHFGGNVQEYLLDQKVNEILFLFTIQDFAQETTLHKLGI
- the ndk gene encoding nucleoside-diphosphate kinase translates to MEKTFIMIKPDGVKRGIMGKIITKIEQKGFQIVQAKLFQPSKELVEEHYEEHLGKPFFEGLITYILSGPVLAIEVEGESVVEVMRLMIGDKDPKIAIPGTIRGDFAHLMNQNVIHGSDSVESAKRELELWF
- a CDS encoding YfcC family protein, whose protein sequence is MEHAKKEKNKQWKMPSSYTILLMIITFVAVLSWIVPAGMYDTDAQGNIIAGTYQVVERNPQGLWDVFMAPIKGMIGTKDTPGAIQVSLFILFIGGFLGVVNKTNAINQGIASIVKKNKGKEKLLIPILMVIFALGGTSFGMSEETMAFYPLIIPVMLAVGFDTIVAVAVVLLGAGIGVLASTVNPFATGVASQSLGITPGDGIIWRLLLLLILNIVGIIYVYRYATKIEKDPSKSFMPTSEEHVIEPEKETKVESMTQRQKGVLTLFVLTFLTMIVSLIPWSSINPSWTFFEDIHAWITSFSFSAVLFGKNSSALGSWYFEEITMLFFVMAIIVGLVDRMKEDEIVANFFVGARDLLGVALVVGVARGIQVVMNEGLITATVLHLGEQSLAGLSPVLFSIFTFIFYIPMSFLIPSTSGLAAATMGIMGPLGDFVGVPSHVIVTAYQSASGMVNLFTPTSGVVMGALAIGGIGLTTWWKFVWKLVAIVFVVICLVLALAVIMS